The nucleotide sequence TGCTCTTGCAAATGTTTGCCTGTTTTCCAGCCTGTGCGGTCCCAGACCCACAAAGGCCCTTTCCTGTCCTGGGAAAACTCCAGCCCCCGGTCTGCTCCCTGCCCCAAGCCAGCTTCTGCTGCTTAACCACCAGGAAAAAGAGAAACTACGCCAAAAATTACATTTGACCCAAATAAAACTGGATTCTAGAAGGAAGAATCATTAATAAAAATCCAATTCTGATTTTATTGgggcaaaaaaaggagaaacctaATGATCCATCTCGGAGATATATTTCCACAGGGGCCTTAAACCAAGCCGTGGATTTGTGCTGGCCCTTATCTCATCTCAGCAGATGAGCAGCCAGCACGAGCTCCACGTGGGCTGCAGCTTGGGGATGTCAGTGCTGTCACGCTGCCGAAGATGGAGGGCTCTGCACTGCGTACTGCTATATCCAGAGCCCCAGCTGCAAATTTAGAATTGCCTGAATTTCTCTTTGTGCTCTCCCACGTCCTGCCCTGCTACAACTCCTGTCTGCTTGCATTTCATTTCTTAAAAAGCACTGCTTAGCAACCTGACAGCCTTTTCACTTCGAGCACAAGGCAACCAGTTCCTCCCATTCCTCCTCCAACAGGGAAACCATGGCAGGCACATGGCCCCGTTCGCTTAACGGCACCGTCTGAGACGGAGCCAGGGTTATAACAACCCAGCAGCCCCGCTGACACGAGGGCAGTTTGTGTCACCTCTTGGCAACTCCAGTGTATTTTTGTTCCTGGGAAGACAGAAGGGCCCACGTCCCTCCTGATGCCACAGATCCATCTGTACTTCCACCACAAATGTTTCTGCTGTGGAGTAATATCCTCACTGGAGTAAAGGATAGGTAATTACAGAGCCTTCGGTAAACTTTTTAAGCCATTCATCCAAAGTCCCCAGAGGGAAGCAGGTGAGACTATAATACGCATTGCACAAGAGATACGTATCTagggtattttattttataaaaatctcTCCCCTCCCTTTGTGGTTTGTTTAAAAGGAATGGCAAAACAACCCAGGTACGCTGCAAGTCACCGCTGCCAGCGCTCCCAGCCCTGTCTGCCGTGGCAGATCCAGCCCAGGACCAACGTGGACTCTGTGGGAGCTGTTCTCCAGATAAGCTGCTGGAGAACAGAGAAGGGCCTCGGACTAACGATGAGGCACAGCTCTTCTTGCTCCACAGTCTGGAAACATGCAATCTCCGCAGTTGCCTTCGGCTGAGAGCGGAGGGAGGCAGGATGGGGCAGGTCCAAAATGAACAGGGAGTGCTCTGAAAGAGTCTGGAGTGAGGGAGAAGAGCGAAGGGGGACAGATAAAAGCACAAGACGGGCATGAGTCATGTTGGCGTGTGGCCTCCGAAGCGAGCCCTCAAGCAAAGGGGGTGTGAAGTAAATTCCTAGTCAGGCAAAAGTCCACTAAAACAAAAGGCAACCCAAAGTAGGCTCTTGCATACCTGTCTCCTCTGGCCCACCGTTAAAGGTTCAGCATCACATGAACTCGGGCTGTGTTTCTTGCTGGCATCTGGTCACGCGTGGCCAGGCCAGGGCAGAGGTGGGAGCACTCACAGCGCGTTGGGAGAGCGCTCGCTCCCCGAGGCAGGCCCAGATCTCCAGCTAATCATTGCAAAAGCTGCCTTCCTCCCCCGGAGGGGAGAGCTCGCTCCAGAGAGTCAACAGGAGGGCTGCAGCTCTTACACACTTCCACTtgcacacagaggaaagaaaCCCCACTGCTGCAGGCAGCGACTTTCCATTCAGCCTACCCACACCTACCCACTTACGGGCTAAGGATGAAGGAGTTTAAGCTGGGATCCAGAAACCAGCAGTCGCAGACCTTTGGGGAAAGTTTGGATCTGAAGTCAAGCAGCGGTGGCTCCAGCTAGTTCTGCTGTAAACCCTGCCCTCCCGCCTGGGGACTGGGAAAGCAAATCATGCAGGTGTTCTCCCAGAAACACGCAACCCGGGCACGCCAGCTCTTTGGAAACCCAACAGCAGATCCATTAGCCGCGGCTCACGCTGCAGCCGTGCAGCTGGGCGAGCCACACGTCGGTTCCCCGCTCCGCTGCGGCTGGAAGCTGGCCAGCGCGCCTTCCTTCAGCTGCTGGCCTGCTTGTTTTCACAGTGAAGAATCCAAACCCCAAGCCAGCTTTAGTAACGTTTCTCCTCCGCGGAAACATCATTCCTGCACGCTGCAGCTTTGAATTTAGAGAAACTTTTGCCATTTATAGGGGCCAAAGGCCTGGGGGCAGAGGACCCTTCTCTCTGGTGCTTGTATAGAGACCCGTAGCATCAGGTCCTGGGCTGGACCGTGGCCCTGCAGCACTGGAACAACAAACAGCAGGAGAAGCAAGTTCATTGTGCACCCTGAGTGCACCAGAGAAACTCCATGGTGGAAGGTGCCCTACCCCATCCATCTCCAATCTccgcagcagcagcatctccttcAAGAGCATCCCCAAATATTCTAGACTAAGAATAAATCCAGGAGTTTCAGCTCCCTTGCTCCTTCTTTCCCTGAAGTCACACTGCAGCAGCTTCTCAACAAAGCTGGAAGAGGTTCTGAGGAAGGAGCAGTCACCAGCAGCAAACACCTCCAGCCAGACGATGCTGTACCTGGGATGGATTGCTTTACAAGCTTGTGTTTCTTGCACAGAAGTTTGGTGTCTCATCCAGAGATGTTTGTACCAACCCTTAGAGCAGGACACCATATCCATCCCCACCAGTCTGGCTTTTTGCTTCCCCAGAGTCATCACTCGAAAAGGGCTGCAGGGACCGAAGAACAACCTCTTTGCTGTACAAACAGGCCCTCCACAGGGCAGGGAAAAATGGTTTAGCTCATTTCCCCATCTTTATTTTGGGTACAACCCAACACTCCTCACTAAAGCCAGCTCAAGGGCAGCTTGAGACAAGTGCGTGAAGTCCTACTCTGGAAGAGCATTGGGGTAACAGCAGAACAGCATGAGCACACCTGAGCTGAAAAGAGCCTGGAGGCGCTAAATATCAGCTTGAGACATGCTGGCAAAGTCACGTAGAAAGGGCACGCTGCCTAGCTCAAACTCCTGACGCTTATTCTTTGTTTGTACAAGCGCCTAATTCCCTCCCAGATGTTTGCAAAAGCTCGGGAAGTTGGCACAGTAGCAAGGAGTTGGCCTTTAATTAACCAGAAATCAAATACAAAAAGGACGTAAGCAACCTGTGAGCTGCGCTGCTCCCCCTGCCCGGAGCGTACAGCTCCTCCGTGGGTCTGTGCAAGTCGGTGTCTCTCCATACCGCTGTTCTTTCACGCCAGCATGTAAAAAAGGACTTTGCTGGGGCTGCTGACGTGTCTCCTGATCCCCTTTCAACGCGCACCGTTGAGCGAGCTGAACAGACGCGTTTCCCGCCCGTAGCCGCGACATCACACTCCCCAAGGACGCCAGCGCACCCGGCGCCAGTCAGGTGAAAAACCACCAGCACAGAAAAGCAGCGTTAGGGACAACACAACCACCTCAACCACAGCAGTAAAGCCACCCCCAACGTCTGCCTTCAGCCCCCACACCACACCCAAACACCCCCCGTCCATCCCCTGTTCTGCCAGGTGGGCTCACACAGCCGGGTTTCTGAGCGAGTCCGGCCAGAACAAAAATCCTCTCTGGCTGTCTCTGAAGTGCTGCTGGTGTTTCTCGGGAGGCCGGTGTGACTCGGCAGCAGCCCCGGGGATGCCTCACGGCGGGGCTGGAGAGCTGTGAGCACGGGTGGAGGTGACACCTACGCGCTGTGCAAAGGGATCTTGTAAAGCTTGTCCTCTACCCCAGCCCCGCGctcctacacacacacactcaccctCAATCAACTCAGGTTTCCATCACCTGTATTTAAGAGAGGGACAGAAGTACCAGAAACAGGCCGTGAACGCAGGTCACCCAGATAACACTGGATCTCCTATAATTTGTTAAAGAGAGTCATTTCCCCCTCGTCATTAGTGTAGTGGTTTTTGCACTGTTTGCCCAGCTTCAGGGCCTCCTGGACTCAGCCTTGCAAGGACAAGCAGCAAGACTTAACTTCTGCTGCCGCCCTGAAGCGTCCGCTGGCTGCACGGCTGGCCCCGGTGGATCTTCACGTGTTTGGCTAAGTGGTCGCTGCGGGCAAACTTCTTCTCGCAGGCGGCACACTGGTACGGTTTGACACCCGAGTGGGAGCGCTTGTGACGGGAGAGCTCATCCGACCGGGAGAACCTGCAGGAGAAGGGAAGCACGGTGGACCCAGCCTTCGCTGCTCGACAGGACAGGGAATTTGAGCACCCTGGCACACGGGAGGCGGAGGTCTGTGTCTGCCACAGCCCCTTGGGGTGACCCTAGATGGGTCACTTCTGCTCTGCTCCATCCCATTGCCCAGCGAGGCACAGCTAccccaggctggaggaatggAAGGAAATAAACCCCTCCAAGGGGTGACTCAGagataggaaagaggaaaagaattcACCCACTGAGATCTTCATTTCTTTCCACTGCTCTTAAAGGACAATGTCCACTTAATTTATTTTAGACTCGCTGCAGCCTTTTGGGAGCTGACAGCCCCAAGGCCAGATGCTTTTTGGGGCATCAGCCCAGGCTGGCAGTGACTAAAGGACCCTGCCCAGGAGCCTGGGTGGAAAGGCTTGGGATGTAACTCCCACATCCAACCAAGAGCATCACTGTTGAGAGGAGGCTTGTTTTTCCTGGGAGAGCACGGGTTCTCCCTGCAAACTCTGAGCATCCCCTTGTTGCTCAGAAGTGAGTTTTCACTGTCAGCCTGGGCTGGattgggagctggggggagagaAGCTGCCTGTGAGCTGGTTTCAATACAAGCCCAGGGGAGGAAAAGCAAACGCACCCAGCCTGGAGCACAGGAGCTGAGGTCTCCATGCTGAAGCAAACTGCTGTTGACAGGGACCACAGGAATACCCGGTGTTCAGACTGCTTGTCTGTGTGATTCCCACACCTGGGGCAGATCAGCTGAACAGCCTGGAAAGTCCCTTCAACCACATGCACGTCCCCACTTaattctccctccttttttccacCTGGCACACACAGATCCAGCCCCGGGGGCACCTGCAGCAAGTTGGCCCACAGCTGGTTTGTGGGTGCCACCTCCAAGGTCTCAACAAGGCCTGGGAGCTGGCGTGACTGCAGCAAGCTTGGCATGTCCAAGTGTCAGGGGAGTGCTGGAGAGGAGGACCGGACAGGATTTACTCCTGTTCTGCCTCTAAGGAGCCAACACAGATGGCAGGAGTATCAGGATGGAAGGGTTTTTCCATCTGGCTGAAACATGCCCACGCAAAGAAGCACAAAGCAGGGAACTTCAGATGTAACCCCAGACTCCCAGCGATAGGATTTCAAGCTCACACCTGGTACAGTAAATACTGTGGCTGCTCACAAGAGGCTCTGTGAAAACAAACTCTGTCCCAAGGCCTTCCTCAGGTCTTCCCTGCAAACCACTGACTTCTTCTCCAGCTTTATTGCGAGAAGCGAGTTCCAAGGTCTCAGCTCCTCACAGAAAGCAGGGCCAGGAGAAATGACAGATATATTTACAGTTAGGGCCACATCTAGAAAAGGGAGCATGGCCTGGAGAAccccagccccagctgagcaCATCACTTGACAGCGTAACTGCTCCCAcggagggggagggcagggcagcaaGCGAAGCGGAGCACAGCGGCTCAGTGGCCAGCCCCCAGGATGCCACCGAACAGGCTGGCAccatccctttcctccttcccaggaGGAAAAGTGCTGCTTGAGGGGTTGCAGTTGTCCCCTTCCTCATCCCCAGGTTCTGAGCATCAGGTGTGGGAGGGTTTAGTGGTACTGGGTGGTACTGGAAAAGGAGCCGATGCCTATAAACATGCACTGCAGTTGTAATGAAATGGAGGGACAATTGCTGATGGCAAAGGGACAGCAGCTTGGCAAGAGGGAGTCCCAAAATTGGCATTTAGTCTCATACCTTCCAGAGTTTCACCACCCTGAGACAGAAGCCAAAACGCACCATCCGGCGAAACAAGGCAGCGGGCATATGCCAAAGCATTGCATAAGAAACCAGGAAAGCTCAGTGCTGCCAGCACCAGTTTTCTTTGTGATATGCTTTGAGATCTGCTGATGAAAAGTGCTACGCAAGACCTGAGGATTATTAGCCCTTCTTGCCAAAGGCTGTACTgagcatcctgtccctcaggacAAGTACACGGTACCAGGAAGAGAACACAACAGCAGAATAATAATCAGAGAAGTGTAGCAAGATTAAAAAGCAAGGTTAATTTAGGGAACACAGATGAAAGAAAACGATAACCACCATCATGTGCAGAGCAAACAAAAGTAACTGCAACATGGAGATATGCTACAGGCCCACAGGTGTCTGAGGGATACAAGCAGCCAGGGCAGGCAAGCAGCACGAGAAAGCAAAGAGTTGCTGAACAAACACAGAACTATGTGCTGGCTCCTGAGGAAGCAGCAAGAGTCCTGTTTCCTGGGACAAATGTTAATGGGAAAAGCCATTTTTTGTAGCCCAACTCTGTCCTGAACTAGACAGAGAAAGCTTGCAAAATTACAACATCACTTGGAAAAGCTCTATTGCCAGAGGGTGTTTAGGCATCCAGTTCAAGGGGGATTTGAGGTGTTACAGAGAGTGTCAGCTACGCTTTCCCAGCTGGAGGTTTTCAGCACTTTTGGACTGAGTGAAAACTGCCCAAAGCGCTCGACAAACTTTACTCCTCCAGGCTTCCTTCCAACTCTCACCTATAACTCACTCGGCAAAGAAAACTTGTGATTTTATCCTGAATTTTCACTAGCCAAGAGCTCTCCTGCATCTTGGCAAGCAATGGCAGGCCTCTGGCAGGGACACCCATTCGCACAGTCCCACAGCTCCCACTTACCGCCAGCCACAGTTGGGCCAAGCACACGTGTAGGGTTTCTCGCCGGTGTGCCGACGGAAGTGAGCCTTGAGGTGGGAACTCTTGGTGTACATCTTGCCGCAGCCCGGGTGCGAGCACTTGTGGATGCGGACGAGGGAAGGGGGGGCTTTCTGATACTTGGGGGTTGCCTCCACCTCTTGCACATCCCCCGGCCCCCCTGGCCTCATGGTGACTGGCAGGGGGGCAATTTTGACATATTTCTGGTCCATGATGGTCACAGGGGGCTGGACCTGAGGGAGGAGAGACAGATTTTGGCCCTGCAAGCTGATTACCAGCTGGGCCACCCTGACACCAGCTGTAGCACTCTGCGCTAGCGGGCTGCCACTGTCCATCTGCAGAGGCTGGATTTGGAGGACTACAGGAATGCTCCCAGCGGCTACTGCCCGGTCACAACCATCCGCTGTCCCTGCAGGCTGAGCAGCATTTGAGACATCTTCTTGAGCCACGCTGGAGACAGGCTGTCCCTCAGAGCTACCTAAGCTGATCTCAGATTTGATCTCGACCTTCCCTCCAGCTGGGTGAAGCTCACTTGCTTCATCTTTGAGGAACTCAGCCTTCTCCCTGAGGAACTCCTCAATCTCCTCCAGGGTGGGAATGAAGTCCTGGGAGAGGCTGCTGCAGAAGTCAGGCAGCCTGAGGTGAGCCTCGCAGACAGCGACTGAGGGTTTTGTGTCTTCCCCCTTCGTGCCAGACAGGGGGAGCGAGGTGCCTTCCGAGTGGCTAGTGCTGCCAGCAAGGAGATGGCCAGAGCCTTCGGGGTGGCCGGACACCCTCTCCCCGCCGTGCCCCGGCAGAAGGGATGGTGGCATGCTGCGTTGCAGAGCGCTGGCAGAGCTCTCTAGCAGGGAAGAGCTGGTCAAggagggcagcagctcctggtgaCTCACAGAGACCATTTGTTGACTCACGTTCTCTACCCACACAAAGCTCTCGGCTCAGCTGGATCAGGAGCCTCGGTAAGAGCTCAGCTGGAGCTCCTGAGGCTGGGGAAGTCTTCGTTCACCTACAAGGGAACACCACCAAGgttatttccaaattaaaaagcaaacaagaaaacctcAACCTTTGAATAAAACAGACTGTGcattagaaagaaaacatcaaaactAGTCAGTggcctttgtttttaaagagtctGTTGCTCAAAAAAACACGTGCTAACCATTTTCCTATGCAGGATGCTAACAGGCTGCAAAGAGCTAGATTCCCCCCAGAAGCAAACTTCTCCGGGGAGTTTGTTAAGTTAAAAATACACAATGAAACTCTTCATCCCTCTTCTACCTACGCCAGAGGGCACATGTGTGCTGCTAGATGGCAGAGGGGATGACTTGTGGCTTACAACTAGGAGTTAATTGAAAGCCAAGAGAGGGTGCTGGTTCCTCCACACTGCAAATGTTGGTACAACCACAACCTGACGCAGACCTATCATGGCTGGATTAAAGCTAACTAGTTGGGGAACAGGTAACGAGACACGAGAGTGGCTGCTGCCAAACTGCTTGGGGCTCTGGTGAGCATTCACCAGCAACCCCGCTGCTGTGGTTACGCTGGTTACCGGCGCCCGAGCGGGCGAGTTTAAAGCCAGTTCAGGCAGGTCTGCCCAAGCTCAGTCACTCCGCCAGAAAGCATCGCAGACAGACTGTCTGGGGTCAGCTCACAGGGCCCTCGAGGACACAAACACCACCTTTCAAAATAGGCAAGAAATAGCACAGTATCTCCAGGTCAGACCCGTGCAGTCTCCAGAAGGTGACTTCAACCCGCCAAACCCCAGAGGCCCGGCCGTGCACCGTCCCTGCCCCTGCGAGAGGGCAGCCCCGAGGCTGCACCCTGCTCTGGCCACGCCTAAACTGCCCAGGAGGGCAGGAGCTTTCTGCTTTTTACATTAAATGCAGAAAGTGAGTTTCCAAGAGAAAAAACACCTGTGCCAAAACCCCTCATGGACCTTTTCCAGAGTAAGTCCAGGAGatttctgcagagctgcaaaCCAGTCAAGCCAGTCCTTGTTATCACTGCTTCCTCAGGGTCCTGAGAGCTGGGAAAGGGAAATTTTGAGAAGCAGCCTGGATGTGATATAAAGGCTCTTCcccttaaaaagaaataatccccACATTGTTCAAAATCTGCGAAGAGCAGGACGCCACATTGCTGGGGGCCATTTgcagtgctgcccacagcctggctcCAGCACAACTCTGCATCAACAAGTCCTGATGAGCAGAGACCATCGCTGCTGACACGTGAGGTAAGAAAGGTGTCTGGGCCAACCTCAACCTTCAGGCTTCAAGTTTTCATCACAACACAAATCCGTGCTCTGAACCACCACCTTCAAGGCAGCACCCAATTCCACTCCTTCCTCCACACCAATGTTATGATCTCTTTCTGATCTCTGCTTCTCTGACTCTCATCTCCTCTTTCTACAGGCTAGAAAAGCCTTCCCCCTCTGGCTACCAAACACTTCTGTTTACCTCTTCCAGAAGGTCTTAAAACCTGATTTTCCAACAAGGTCTCCTCAAAGAGCAGCTCAGGAACTCTCCATCCCATCAGCATGCCTGCAGGACAACTGAATTAAACTATGAACTCCTCAGCTCAGGAGCCTCATTTAGTGCATACCTTGTAAATTCAGAGTGAACAGTTCTGTTGAACCAACAACACAGAGAAAAGCACAACCAGAGGGCAGGAAGGTCCTGTGGTTAAGCTGCTGGTTTGGGACTGAGGAGATCTGAGCAGGGTCTCCTGCTCCACTGCAGACTTCTCGTGTGACCTTGGGGTAGTTGTTGGCACGCTCTGGTCCTCAATTTCCCATCTAAGCGGGGTACTAGTAAGGTCCTACCTGGCAGAGCGGTGCTAAGGGGATATGTGTAACCTGGAGGTGTGCTCTGATTCTTACAGCCTTTGCAGACACTCGTTACAGATGTCAGTGCCTTGTCAATCCAAGGCATTTCTGCAAAATGCACGTCAGCGGTGCTGTCATCCCAGAGAAGCTACTGCAAGAAAATGGAGACCCGACTTTGGCCTTCAGCGAAGCACACTGCAAGGCAAGGTCAACGTCGTTTTCGAGCTTCACTTTGTATTTCTACTCCTACAGTTTTTCCGATCCCTAAGAGCACTCAATTACCGTACAAAATCAGCAGATGTGCAGTTTGAGCACacagagaaaaagtaatttgCTCAAGGTCAGCCAACAAGCAGGAGCTGGGAACTCAGCCGAGGGTTACGACTCTCCTCTCGTGACTGAACAACACGAACAAACACCTGTAACCTCTTCAGAGCCGTGGATTACATTCAGGGTGTCCGTGCAGAACCTGGGCTCACGAAGCCTTTCAGGACAACCACACCACTCCAAGTCAGCCACTGGCAGCCCACGCCACGTGTAGGGATAAAGGGACGCCCCACGCTCCCACCCGGCCAAGGACAAGCACGTGTGAGCAAAGCGACCGCTGCCCCCAGACCCCACCGCGGGGAACggagccaggagcaggctggAAGCCCCCTGGGCCGAGGAGAccgagcccggcccggcggctCCCTTCATCCCcggggggagggaaaaaacccaaaacaaacaaaaccccaaaaaacacccCGCCCCAGGGCGACCTTGCCCCCGCCGagccgcccctccgccgccgcgggCAGCCCCCCGGGGAGCGCAGCGGAacgggtgtccccccccccgcgccgcccgcacCCCCTTACCCGGCTCCGGTCCATGCTGGCACCGCGGCTCCCGCAGCGCGGGGGCGgctcccggcccgccccgccccgccgagggCTCGGCTCCGGCCGCCGGTCCCATTGGCGGCCAGCGCCGGGCCCCCACCGGGCCGGCACCGGGACATCACCGGGACCCGCACCGAGACACCACCGGGACCCGTACCAGGCTTCGTACCAGGATCCCACCGGGCTCCCACCAGGACCCAACGGGGACCTGCACGGGGACACCACCGGGACACCAGCAGGTCCCCACCGGGCTGGCACTGGGCTCCACACCGGGACCCCACAGGGACCTGCACAGGGACCCCACCGGGACCTGCACCAGTTCCCCCACTGGGCCCGGCACTGGGCCCCGCTGGCTACCCACTGGGgcagcccccagagcccccccggCCCGGGAAGGGCCCACGGGCCACCTGGATTCAGGTTGTCCCGGGTCTGCTGCCCTGTCCGGCGGCTGGAGCGGGTCCTTGGGCCCCACCGCACTTTGCCGTTAACGTACACTGGAAAGTCCAGATTTCTCcagcagttcaggaaaaaaagtcctgGCAGGCCACCGGCATCCATTGGGACACCGGTTTTCACTTGCACAGGAACAGTTTTGGCAGGGCCGTAGCGTCCTGACGCTGCTGCAATAAGGGGCTGCGTGAGGTCTCCTCGTGGCTTCCCAGGGGAGGCCCTACAAGGCTGAGCTTTAGGATGGTTTAGGCTGAGCCCCACGGAACCATGCAAGCAGCAGACTCGCAGGATGCTGGGAGCCATCCTCTGGTGGGGTCACTCTAAAGCACCTCGTGTTCCTCTCGGTGTCACCGGAGCCCTGTGACAGAAAAAAGCACGAGAGTG is from Strix aluco isolate bStrAlu1 chromosome 25, bStrAlu1.hap1, whole genome shotgun sequence and encodes:
- the LOC141934721 gene encoding Krueppel-like factor 15 produces the protein MVSVSHQELLPSLTSSSLLESSASALQRSMPPSLLPGHGGERVSGHPEGSGHLLAGSTSHSEGTSLPLSGTKGEDTKPSVAVCEAHLRLPDFCSSLSQDFIPTLEEIEEFLREKAEFLKDEASELHPAGGKVEIKSEISLGSSEGQPVSSVAQEDVSNAAQPAGTADGCDRAVAAGSIPVVLQIQPLQMDSGSPLAQSATAGVRVAQLVISLQGQNLSLLPQVQPPVTIMDQKYVKIAPLPVTMRPGGPGDVQEVEATPKYQKAPPSLVRIHKCSHPGCGKMYTKSSHLKAHFRRHTGEKPYTCAWPNCGWRFSRSDELSRHKRSHSGVKPYQCAACEKKFARSDHLAKHVKIHRGQPCSQRTLQGGSRS